In one Flavobacteriales bacterium genomic region, the following are encoded:
- a CDS encoding NADPH-dependent FMN reductase: MHLVIISGSVREGRRSHRVAVYLHRAALSVGHSAEVIDLKACDFPLFRERLREQREPLPEAVDYAARVAKADGVVLVTPEYNGGYPASVKNAVDLLVDEWKRKPVAICTVSNGSFGGNQAITALVFTLWKVKAWVVAHMPVPHVQESFDEGGAPVDPEIWAKRSGQLIQELSWAMEARRRMEA, from the coding sequence ATGCACCTCGTGATCATCTCCGGCAGCGTGCGCGAAGGGCGTCGCAGTCATCGTGTGGCGGTCTACTTGCACCGAGCTGCCCTGTCAGTGGGCCATAGCGCCGAGGTCATCGACCTCAAGGCCTGCGATTTCCCGCTCTTCCGGGAACGCTTGCGCGAGCAACGCGAGCCCCTGCCGGAAGCGGTGGATTACGCCGCTCGTGTGGCGAAGGCGGACGGCGTGGTGCTGGTGACGCCGGAATACAACGGCGGCTACCCGGCGAGCGTGAAGAATGCCGTGGACCTGCTGGTGGATGAATGGAAACGGAAGCCGGTGGCCATCTGCACGGTAAGCAACGGCTCCTTCGGGGGCAATCAGGCGATCACCGCGCTCGTGTTCACGCTGTGGAAGGTCAAGGCCTGGGTGGTGGCCCATATGCCCGTCCCCCATGTGCAGGAGTCCTTCGACGAGGGCGGGGCCCCGGTGGATCCCGAGATCTGGGCCAAGCGCAGCGGCCAGCTGATCCAAGAACTGAGCTGGGCCATGGAAGCGCGCCGCCGCATGGAGGCCTAA
- a CDS encoding sugar MFS transporter, with protein MERNGAMPMVVLTTLFFMWGFMTVMNDVLIPHLRGVFPEMPWWQTLSVNLCFFGAYFVGSLAYYLRSLGGVDPIARFGYKRAVVAGLLVSAVGTALFVPATYGHAFGPYLLALFVLGLGFTLLQIAANPFVAIIGDPAGASSRLNLAQAFNSLGTTLAPLIGGTLIFSVFKGADAVRWPYAAFTGLLLLQAALVLVTRLPEPPPSVAARSRAWRHPQLRWGMVAIFCYVGAEVAIGSLLINFLKLPSVMAMPEESAKHYLSLYWGGAMAGRFMGAVALAKGTSRMKRYGGMLLLAGAMFALLAALNSSTGFGLRHAWPMAVLIGANFLAFILAGPDPSRALGLFAVAAMVLLGAVIGMQGAWAMWAIVAIGLFNSILWSNIFTQAIQGLGDDTAQGSSLLVMMIVGGALVPPLQGLIIDLLGAESRAALGFHISFILPLLCYAFLAWYGFKGSERAPSA; from the coding sequence ATGGAACGGAACGGCGCGATGCCCATGGTGGTGCTCACCACGCTCTTCTTCATGTGGGGCTTCATGACGGTGATGAACGATGTTCTCATCCCGCACCTGCGCGGTGTCTTCCCCGAGATGCCGTGGTGGCAGACGCTGTCGGTGAACCTGTGCTTCTTCGGGGCCTACTTCGTGGGTTCACTGGCCTACTACCTGCGCTCCCTCGGCGGGGTGGACCCCATTGCACGCTTCGGATACAAGCGTGCGGTGGTGGCCGGTCTGCTGGTATCGGCGGTCGGCACGGCGCTCTTCGTGCCCGCCACCTACGGGCATGCGTTCGGTCCCTATCTGCTCGCCCTGTTCGTCCTCGGCCTGGGCTTCACGCTGCTGCAGATCGCGGCCAATCCCTTCGTGGCCATCATCGGCGACCCGGCCGGCGCCAGCAGCCGGCTGAACCTTGCCCAGGCCTTCAATTCCCTCGGCACCACGCTGGCGCCCCTCATCGGGGGCACGCTCATCTTCTCGGTGTTCAAGGGAGCCGACGCCGTGCGGTGGCCCTATGCGGCCTTCACGGGCCTTCTCCTGCTCCAGGCGGCGCTTGTCCTGGTCACCCGGCTGCCCGAGCCTCCTCCCTCGGTCGCCGCGCGGAGCCGAGCATGGCGGCATCCACAGCTTCGCTGGGGCATGGTGGCCATCTTCTGCTACGTGGGTGCGGAGGTGGCCATCGGCAGCCTGCTGATCAACTTCCTGAAGCTGCCGTCCGTGATGGCCATGCCCGAAGAAAGCGCCAAGCACTATCTCAGCCTCTACTGGGGAGGCGCCATGGCGGGCCGCTTCATGGGCGCGGTTGCGCTTGCCAAAGGAACATCCCGCATGAAGCGTTACGGGGGCATGCTGCTGCTGGCCGGAGCGATGTTCGCGCTGCTGGCCGCGCTCAATTCGAGCACCGGATTCGGCCTCCGGCATGCCTGGCCCATGGCCGTTCTCATCGGCGCGAACTTCCTGGCCTTCATCCTTGCCGGCCCCGATCCATCGCGGGCTCTGGGCCTATTCGCAGTTGCCGCCATGGTGCTGCTCGGCGCCGTCATCGGCATGCAGGGTGCCTGGGCCATGTGGGCCATCGTGGCCATCGGCTTGTTCAATTCCATCCTGTGGAGCAACATCTTCACGCAGGCGATCCAGGGCTTGGGCGATGACACCGCGCAGGGCTCCAGCCTGCTCGTGATGATGATCGTGGGCGGTGCACTGGTGCCTCCGCTGCAAGGGCTCATCATCGACTTGCTGGGCGCTGAGAGCCGCGCGGCACTGGGATTCCACATCAGCTTCATCCTGCCGCTCCTGTGCTACGCTTTCCTGGCCTGGTACGGCTTCAAGGGCTCCGAACGGGCTCCCAGCGCATGA
- a CDS encoding carboxypeptidase regulatory-like domain-containing protein, protein MRIPAFLALSLLALSALGAQLHVKGVVTDAATREPLADALVRVYKDGVRQHVHRTGANGHYGFTLDNGAEYVIRFSMPGRVTKCFAIDTHGPAWEDDRSVKQVEVEMTLFEQVDGLDLGFFDMPMGMGRFTPMTGFLAWNKEYEARVQPEAARLQAEAMFRRERLAQVAELPVQ, encoded by the coding sequence ATGCGCATCCCAGCTTTCCTGGCCCTTTCGCTGCTCGCTCTCAGCGCCCTGGGCGCCCAATTGCACGTGAAGGGCGTGGTCACGGATGCGGCCACCCGCGAGCCCCTGGCCGACGCGCTGGTCAGGGTCTACAAGGATGGTGTCCGCCAGCATGTGCATCGCACAGGTGCGAACGGCCACTACGGCTTCACGCTCGACAACGGCGCGGAGTACGTGATCCGGTTCTCCATGCCGGGCCGTGTCACCAAGTGCTTCGCGATCGATACCCATGGCCCGGCCTGGGAAGATGACCGCTCCGTGAAGCAGGTGGAGGTGGAGATGACCCTCTTCGAACAGGTGGACGGCCTCGATCTTGGCTTCTTCGACATGCCCATGGGCATGGGGCGGTTCACGCCCATGACCGGATTCCTGGCATGGAACAAGGAGTACGAGGCCCGTGTGCAGCCCGAGGCAGCCCGCTTGCAGGCAGAGGCCATGTTCCGCCGTGAGCGGCTGGCCCAGGTGGCCGAGCTGCCGGTGCAATAG
- the rpmI gene encoding 50S ribosomal protein L35, translating into MPKMKTKSGAKKRFKLTGTGEIKRKHAFKRHILTKKETKRKRALTKMALVHDRDKKAILDLLK; encoded by the coding sequence ATGCCCAAGATGAAGACCAAGTCCGGCGCCAAGAAGCGGTTCAAGCTGACCGGCACCGGCGAGATCAAGCGCAAGCACGCCTTCAAGCGCCACATCCTCACCAAGAAGGAGACCAAGCGCAAGCGCGCCCTCACCAAGATGGCCTTGGTGCACGACCGCGACAAGAAGGCGATCCTCGATCTGCTGAAGTAA
- a CDS encoding ROK family protein, with protein sequence MILGIDIGGTTSKLGLVRNGKVTARSRISTTGHADDHAFADALAQEAAGLARANADAPLQAIGIGAPNANQLTGIIEMAPNLPWKHDVPLARMMSDRLGVPATLGNDANAAALGEWRYGAGKGIDDLLVVTLGTGVGSGFIVNGRLVLGSAGNAGELGHMTLIPGGRVCTCGRKGCLEAYVSIRGMIATYAEEGGAAGPTDVKTIADLANAGDAAAKGCFRRTTEWLAIGLANAVCATGPKRIVLFGGIARNGELLMAPLRERFHASLLNIYQGRVDLTVSALPDDDAALLGAAALSTL encoded by the coding sequence ATGATCCTGGGAATCGACATCGGCGGCACCACCAGCAAGCTCGGCCTGGTGCGGAACGGCAAGGTGACGGCTCGCTCGCGCATCAGCACCACCGGCCATGCGGATGACCATGCCTTTGCCGATGCCCTTGCGCAAGAGGCCGCCGGACTGGCACGGGCGAATGCGGATGCCCCCCTGCAAGCCATCGGCATCGGGGCGCCCAACGCCAATCAGCTCACGGGCATCATCGAGATGGCGCCCAATCTGCCGTGGAAGCACGATGTCCCCCTTGCCCGGATGATGAGCGACCGCCTCGGCGTGCCTGCGACGCTGGGCAATGACGCGAATGCCGCAGCGCTGGGCGAATGGCGCTACGGTGCAGGCAAGGGCATCGACGACCTGCTGGTAGTGACGCTGGGCACCGGTGTAGGCAGCGGCTTCATCGTGAACGGCAGGCTGGTGCTCGGCAGCGCGGGCAACGCGGGTGAACTGGGGCATATGACCTTGATCCCTGGCGGCCGTGTTTGCACGTGCGGCAGGAAGGGCTGCCTGGAGGCCTATGTGAGCATCCGGGGCATGATTGCGACCTATGCGGAAGAGGGCGGCGCCGCCGGGCCAACCGACGTGAAGACCATCGCCGACCTGGCCAATGCCGGTGATGCAGCGGCCAAGGGGTGCTTCAGGCGCACCACGGAATGGCTGGCCATCGGATTGGCGAATGCGGTGTGCGCAACGGGGCCGAAGCGCATCGTGCTCTTCGGCGGCATCGCGCGCAACGGCGAGCTGCTCATGGCCCCGCTGCGCGAACGCTTCCACGCCAGCCTCCTCAACATCTACCAGGGCCGTGTGGACCTCACGGTATCTGCTTTGCCGGATGACGATGCGGCCTTGCTGGGGGCCGCTGCTCTCAGCACACTTTGA
- the infC gene encoding translation initiation factor IF-3 gives MKEDPHRINNKIYGVNEVRVVGENVEQGVYPFSQALRMAEELGLDLVEISPTAVPPVCRITDYKKFLYDLKKKQKEIKAKQSTVEVKEIRFGPNTDEHDVNFKLKHARNFLEEGHKVKAFVFFRGRSIVFKERGEILLLKFAQDLEDVGLVESMPKLEGKRMIMFLIPKKKK, from the coding sequence ATCAAGGAAGACCCACACCGGATCAACAACAAGATCTACGGTGTCAACGAGGTGCGCGTCGTCGGCGAGAACGTGGAGCAGGGCGTCTACCCGTTCAGCCAAGCGCTGCGGATGGCGGAGGAGCTGGGCCTGGATCTGGTGGAGATCAGTCCTACGGCCGTGCCCCCGGTATGCCGCATCACCGACTACAAGAAGTTCCTCTACGACCTCAAGAAGAAGCAGAAGGAGATCAAGGCCAAGCAGAGCACCGTGGAGGTGAAGGAGATCCGCTTCGGCCCCAATACGGATGAGCACGACGTGAACTTCAAGCTGAAGCACGCGCGCAACTTCCTGGAGGAGGGCCACAAGGTGAAGGCCTTCGTCTTCTTCCGCGGGCGCAGCATCGTCTTCAAGGAGCGGGGCGAGATCCTGCTGCTGAAGTTCGCCCAGGACCTGGAGGATGTTGGCCTTGTGGAGAGCATGCCCAAGCTGGAGGGCAAGCGCATGATCATGTTCCTCATTCCGAAGAAGAAGAAATAA
- the rplT gene encoding 50S ribosomal protein L20: protein MPRSQNKVASKARRKKVLAMAKGSFGRRKNVLTVAKNSVEKGLTHAYDGRRLKKRDFRGLWIQRINAAARINGTSYSVLMSKLKKANIDLDRKALAEIAYSDAAAFAAIVNKVK from the coding sequence ATGCCACGCAGTCAGAACAAAGTAGCCAGCAAGGCCCGCCGCAAGAAGGTCCTCGCCATGGCCAAGGGCAGCTTCGGCCGCCGCAAGAATGTGCTCACCGTCGCGAAGAACAGCGTCGAGAAGGGCCTCACCCACGCCTATGACGGCCGGCGCCTGAAGAAGCGCGATTTCCGCGGCCTTTGGATCCAGCGGATCAACGCCGCCGCGCGGATCAACGGAACCAGCTACAGCGTGCTCATGAGCAAGCTGAAGAAGGCGAATATCGACCTGGACCGCAAGGCCCTGGCCGAGATCGCCTACAGCGATGCCGCCGCCTTCGCGGCCATCGTGAACAAGGTGAAGTGA
- the thrS gene encoding threonine--tRNA ligase: protein MKIHVTLPDGSVREYDAGATAMDVARSISEGLARNVLSAKVNGAVCDANRPLPGNCTLNLLTWSDPEGKSTFWHSSAHLLAEALEALYPGVKFGIGPPIENGFYYDVDLGDRTLGEADFPAIEAKMKELAARKSAYLRREVPKAEAIAYFREKGDEYKLELIDGLNDGEITFYEQGGFTDLCRGPHIPDTSFIKAAKVMSVAGAYWRGDEKRKQLTRIYAITFPKQKELDEYLVLLEEAKKRDHRKLGRELDLFTFSERVGLGLPLWLPKGTALRERLINFMKEAQEKAGYVQVATPHIGSKALYETSGHWEKYGKDSFQPISTPQEGELFMLKPMNCPHHCEIFASRPRSYKDLPLRLAEFGTVYRYEQSGELHGLARVRGFTQDDAHLFCRADQVKEEFMKVIDLVLLVLRALGLEHFEAQVSLRDKEDRSKYIGSEENWEKAEQAIIDAAAASGLRTVVEYGEAAFYGPKLDFMVRDALGRRWQLGTIQVDYNLPERFQLEYVGSDNQRHRPVMIHRAPFGSLERFIALIIEHTAGRFPLWLTPEQAIVLPISDKFVDAAQAASTALAQLGIRTTVDERNEKIGRKIRDAELAKTPFMLIVGEKEAAEGAVAVREHGKGDIGTLSTQAFADLVKAREAEQLGRY, encoded by the coding sequence ATGAAAATCCATGTGACCCTCCCTGACGGCAGCGTCAGGGAATACGATGCTGGAGCCACGGCCATGGACGTGGCCCGGAGCATCAGCGAAGGACTGGCCCGCAACGTGCTCTCGGCCAAGGTGAATGGCGCGGTATGCGACGCCAACCGCCCCCTGCCGGGCAACTGCACGCTGAACCTGCTCACCTGGAGCGACCCCGAGGGCAAGTCCACCTTCTGGCACAGCAGCGCCCACCTGCTGGCGGAGGCGCTCGAGGCGCTGTACCCCGGGGTCAAGTTCGGCATCGGACCGCCCATCGAGAACGGCTTCTACTACGATGTGGACCTCGGCGACCGCACATTGGGCGAGGCGGACTTCCCCGCGATCGAGGCCAAGATGAAGGAGCTGGCCGCGCGGAAGAGCGCCTACCTGCGGCGCGAGGTGCCCAAAGCCGAAGCCATTGCCTACTTCCGGGAGAAGGGCGACGAATACAAGCTCGAGCTCATCGATGGGCTCAATGACGGGGAGATTACCTTCTACGAACAAGGCGGCTTCACGGACCTCTGCCGCGGTCCGCATATCCCGGATACCTCCTTCATCAAGGCGGCCAAGGTGATGAGCGTGGCCGGCGCCTACTGGCGCGGCGATGAGAAGCGGAAGCAGCTGACGCGCATATACGCCATCACCTTCCCCAAGCAGAAGGAACTGGACGAGTACCTGGTGCTGCTGGAGGAGGCGAAGAAGCGCGACCACCGAAAGCTGGGCCGGGAGCTGGACCTCTTCACCTTCAGCGAACGGGTGGGACTGGGCTTGCCCCTGTGGCTGCCCAAGGGCACCGCCCTGCGCGAGCGGCTCATCAATTTCATGAAGGAGGCCCAGGAGAAGGCCGGGTATGTGCAGGTGGCCACCCCGCACATCGGGAGCAAGGCACTCTACGAGACCAGCGGTCACTGGGAGAAATACGGAAAGGACAGCTTCCAGCCGATCAGCACCCCGCAGGAGGGCGAGCTCTTCATGCTCAAGCCCATGAACTGCCCGCACCACTGCGAGATCTTCGCCAGCCGGCCGCGCAGCTACAAGGACCTGCCGCTGCGCCTGGCTGAGTTCGGCACGGTGTACCGCTACGAGCAGAGCGGCGAACTGCATGGCCTGGCCCGGGTACGCGGCTTCACGCAGGATGATGCGCACCTCTTCTGCCGTGCCGACCAGGTGAAGGAGGAATTCATGAAGGTGATCGACCTGGTGCTGCTGGTTCTCCGGGCGCTGGGCCTGGAGCACTTCGAGGCCCAGGTGAGCCTGCGCGACAAGGAGGACCGCAGCAAGTACATCGGCAGCGAGGAGAACTGGGAGAAGGCCGAGCAGGCCATCATCGACGCTGCTGCGGCCAGCGGGCTCAGAACCGTGGTGGAGTACGGCGAGGCCGCGTTCTACGGCCCCAAGCTCGATTTCATGGTGAGGGACGCCCTGGGCCGGCGGTGGCAGCTGGGCACCATCCAGGTCGACTACAACCTCCCCGAGCGATTCCAGTTGGAGTACGTGGGTAGCGATAACCAGCGGCACCGGCCGGTGATGATCCACCGGGCGCCTTTCGGCAGCCTGGAGCGCTTCATCGCCCTGATCATCGAGCATACCGCAGGGCGATTCCCGCTGTGGCTCACGCCGGAACAGGCCATCGTACTGCCCATCAGCGACAAGTTCGTCGATGCCGCGCAAGCTGCCAGCACAGCCTTGGCCCAATTGGGCATCCGCACCACGGTGGACGAGCGCAACGAGAAGATCGGCCGGAAGATCCGGGATGCCGAGCTGGCGAAGACGCCCTTCATGCTCATCGTGGGCGAGAAGGAGGCCGCTGAGGGCGCTGTGGCGGTGCGCGAGCACGGAAAGGGCGACATCGGCACCCTCTCCACCCAGGCCTTCGCTGACCTGGTGAAGGCCCGGGAAGCCGAGCAACTGGGCCGTTACTGA